From the genome of Chelonoidis abingdonii isolate Lonesome George chromosome 25, CheloAbing_2.0, whole genome shotgun sequence, one region includes:
- the LOC142045953 gene encoding olfactory receptor 6E1-like: MRHQTTVTEFILIGFLYPHYLECLIVVGFLASYLLILSANIMIIAIILLDRHLHSPMNFFLWNLSCLEILITSSVLRKVIASFLTGDKSISYLACITQCYFYFLLGCSEFVLLAVMSYDRSVAICNPLRYTMVMNLMGFVRGKEGELNKSNS, from the coding sequence ATGCGACACCAAACCACCGTGACCGAATTTATCCTCATTGGCTTCCTCTACCCCCACTATCTGGAATGCCTCATTGTTGTTGGCTTCCTGGCCTCTTACTTGCTGATCTTGTCTGCCAATATCATGATCATTGCTATCATCCTCTTAGACCGTCACCTCCACAGCCCCATGAACTTCTTCCTCTGGAACCTCTCCTGTTTGGAGATCCTTATTACATCTTCTGTCCTACGCAAGGTGATTGCCAGCTTTCTGACAGGTGACAAGTCCATCTCCTACCTGGCTTGTATCACTCAGTGCTACTTCTACTTCCTTTTGGGCTGCAGTGAGTTTGTCCTGCTGGCCGTTATGTCCTATGACCGCTCTGTGGCCATCTGTAACCCACTGCGCTACACCATGGTCATGAATCTGATGGGTTTTgtgaggggaaaagaaggggaaTTAAACAAGAGTAATAGTTAA